From a region of the Deinococcus metallilatus genome:
- a CDS encoding BTAD domain-containing putative transcriptional regulator, with product MRHPIFQAILEGRYQDGLTLHAALEAPTGEDDRWAGYCLYALGQLLPAKELLLRAQAAGCLAAGLELALVLRYLGEEAEARRVLDAVPLDALDPLDRAYARWERGAAFLADGAPLPARDALEAAWRDLIPLGPDSATLRVSVAQLLGYAYAQLGREAPALHYLHIALRGAAGSKRVHALNTRAQVHLYAGRYPDAQRDLDEAAGLLTGEPISRAHHAYLCGLLARAQGQWSAALEAFSQAEGLARTTGESSAECLAALGRAAILTAKKDLHAAHAALRRADVLVTNPWQRALVTLRQGAWHAAQGEARAAALLTTARDAFRELGLLREPGWAEVHLAAFALPHNPEGARDALLRAVMERHALGSGAPLLPELRLLPQVTAFLASQAEDPALGVLLADRVSAAAGTPLRVDLVTLGGQKLLVDGQELRVGMRRTIELLAYLLCRGPASRDQILTALWPDDDPKRAANYFHQARHELGLHAPYLQIHHDRMAGVYRARCEGPELCWDVETIQRALNARGDDEVARAIHRYGGAFLPLAVSEWAREERDRLEWSVIRAGLELMGRWSAVGEYAKCAVLARRLLDISPCDEALVEYLVQATVQLEGRAAAQRVLLEATARAERELQVYPEWSARLARQLQHLN from the coding sequence GTGCGTCACCCGATCTTTCAGGCGATCTTGGAGGGCCGGTATCAGGACGGCCTGACCCTTCACGCCGCTCTCGAAGCACCCACCGGGGAGGACGACCGCTGGGCGGGGTACTGCCTGTATGCCCTAGGCCAGTTGCTGCCCGCCAAGGAGCTGCTACTGCGCGCCCAGGCCGCTGGTTGCCTTGCGGCGGGCCTGGAACTTGCTCTGGTGCTGCGCTACCTCGGCGAGGAGGCCGAGGCCCGGCGGGTGCTCGACGCAGTTCCCCTGGACGCTCTGGACCCGCTGGACCGCGCGTACGCCCGGTGGGAGCGCGGGGCGGCGTTTCTGGCCGACGGTGCCCCGCTCCCCGCACGTGACGCGCTGGAGGCTGCCTGGCGTGATCTCATACCCCTCGGACCGGACAGCGCCACGCTTCGCGTGTCCGTGGCGCAACTGCTGGGGTACGCGTACGCCCAGTTGGGCCGCGAGGCGCCCGCCCTGCACTACCTGCACATCGCCCTGCGGGGTGCTGCTGGCAGCAAGCGGGTGCACGCCCTGAATACCCGGGCGCAGGTGCACCTCTACGCCGGGCGGTACCCGGACGCGCAGCGGGACCTGGACGAGGCGGCAGGGCTGCTGACGGGGGAACCCATCAGCCGGGCCCACCACGCGTACCTCTGCGGCCTGCTTGCCCGCGCGCAGGGACAGTGGTCTGCGGCACTTGAAGCCTTCTCTCAGGCAGAGGGGCTTGCGCGGACTACCGGGGAAAGCAGCGCCGAGTGCCTCGCTGCGCTGGGCCGGGCAGCGATCCTCACCGCGAAGAAGGACCTGCATGCGGCGCATGCGGCGCTCCGCCGCGCGGACGTGCTCGTGACCAACCCCTGGCAGCGCGCGCTCGTCACACTCAGGCAGGGCGCGTGGCACGCCGCGCAGGGAGAGGCGCGGGCCGCGGCTCTCCTCACGACAGCGCGTGATGCCTTTAGGGAACTGGGCCTGCTGCGGGAGCCAGGCTGGGCAGAAGTGCACCTGGCCGCATTTGCACTCCCCCACAACCCGGAGGGGGCGCGGGACGCCCTGCTGCGCGCGGTCATGGAACGGCACGCGCTGGGGAGCGGCGCGCCTCTCCTCCCAGAATTGCGTCTTCTCCCCCAGGTCACGGCGTTCCTCGCAAGTCAGGCCGAAGACCCGGCGCTCGGCGTCCTCCTCGCTGACCGGGTCAGCGCCGCAGCGGGAACACCTCTCAGGGTGGACCTGGTCACGCTCGGCGGGCAGAAACTGCTGGTTGATGGGCAGGAATTGCGTGTTGGCATGCGCCGGACTATCGAGCTGCTCGCGTACCTTCTCTGCCGGGGTCCCGCAAGCCGGGATCAGATTCTCACGGCGCTGTGGCCGGACGACGACCCGAAACGCGCCGCGAACTACTTCCATCAGGCCCGCCACGAGCTGGGCCTGCATGCGCCTTACCTTCAGATTCACCATGACCGCATGGCCGGGGTGTACCGCGCGCGCTGCGAGGGGCCGGAGCTCTGCTGGGACGTGGAGACTATTCAGCGGGCACTCAATGCCCGGGGGGATGATGAAGTGGCGCGAGCCATTCACCGCTACGGCGGGGCGTTCCTGCCGCTGGCGGTGTCGGAATGGGCGCGGGAGGAGCGTGACCGCTTGGAGTGGAGCGTGATCAGGGCCGGGCTGGAACTGATGGGCCGCTGGAGTGCCGTGGGTGAATACGCGAAGTGTGCCGTGCTTGCACGGAGATTGCTGGATATTTCGCCTTGCGATGAGGCCCTGGTGGAGTATCTCGTGCAGGCCACCGTGCAGTTGGAAGGGCGGGCGGCCGCGCAGCGGGTGCTGTTGGAAGCGACAGCGCGCGCGGAGCGGGAATTGCAGGTCTACCCGGAATGGAGTGCCCGTCTGGCCCGCCAACTCCAGCATCTGAACTGA
- a CDS encoding DUF6960 family protein — MSTFGLYPWFVEHGLEKIHPEDIEDFSKLLPYGKVFELISNDGDYITIAYGSKRYRVRPDLWKPVEGVGYHVGEQVLVNGRKGVIEEIGWHFNRKSPFFLLSIEGKRKSKRYSGDELQTL; from the coding sequence ATGAGTACCTTCGGATTATATCCTTGGTTTGTGGAACACGGATTGGAAAAGATTCATCCAGAAGACATCGAGGATTTTTCAAAGCTACTACCATACGGTAAGGTGTTTGAGCTTATTTCGAATGACGGAGATTATATAACCATTGCTTACGGCTCTAAGCGGTATAGGGTGCGGCCCGATTTATGGAAACCGGTTGAGGGCGTAGGATATCATGTTGGAGAGCAAGTTTTAGTTAATGGCAGGAAAGGAGTGATTGAGGAGATCGGCTGGCATTTCAACCGAAAAAGTCCATTCTTCCTGTTATCCATAGAAGGAAAGCGGAAGTCAAAGCGCTATTCCGGTGACGAATTGCAGACTTTGTGA
- the istB gene encoding IS21-like element helper ATPase IstB — protein sequence MTQTSRPIFPKRDWGGCPSSHLRTLEEFDFAFQPSVDKRLVKELGTLAFVADGRNVILLGPPGVGKTHLAVGLCTAAIRHGESVLFVRAGQLMEDLRKAQALNRLEHRLRYYARPKLLVIDEFGVWPYDRLAANALFGLIAARYERGSVILTANKGFADWGEVLGDPVVASAILDRLLHHSHVLNIKGESYRLREKKKSGLFPSALVGIGEASQEVQQP from the coding sequence CTGACACAAACAAGCCGCCCCATATTCCCCAAGAGGGATTGGGGCGGCTGTCCCAGTTCTCATCTGCGGACCCTGGAGGAGTTCGACTTCGCCTTCCAGCCGAGTGTCGACAAGCGCCTGGTCAAGGAGTTGGGGACCCTGGCCTTCGTGGCCGACGGGCGCAATGTCATCCTGCTGGGTCCACCCGGCGTCGGGAAGACGCACCTGGCCGTGGGACTGTGTACGGCGGCCATCCGACATGGGGAAAGCGTGCTGTTCGTGCGTGCTGGGCAATTGATGGAGGACCTGCGCAAAGCGCAGGCCCTGAATCGCCTGGAACACCGGTTGCGGTACTACGCCAGGCCCAAGCTGCTGGTGATCGACGAGTTCGGCGTCTGGCCGTATGACCGCCTGGCTGCCAATGCCTTGTTTGGCTTGATCGCGGCAAGGTACGAGCGGGGCAGCGTGATTCTGACGGCCAACAAGGGGTTCGCCGATTGGGGCGAGGTGCTGGGAGATCCAGTGGTGGCGAGCGCCATCTTGGACCGCTTGCTACACCATAGCCACGTGTTGAACATCAAAGGCGAGTCGTATCGCCTGCGGGAGAAGAAAAAGTCCGGGCTGTTCCCCAGCGCGCTGGTGGGGATCGGCGAGGCAAGTCAGGAGGTGCAACAGCCCTGA
- a CDS encoding ISL3 family transposase — protein MVGRKALLTLVRRVPPPPVAAVRVLGMDDWAYRKGQTYGTILVDHEARRVVDLLPDRKPNTVAAWLHAHPGVQIVTRDRAVVYADGIRQGAPEAMQVADRWHLLKNLSEAVLRGLLGHSEDLKVAFAEPPPEVGESSASALDSPEMSPTPSRPDVSPHKQAQFDRIHALRAGGRTFRSIAFELQLSRNTVKKYARLDRCPEQVRCPRGQAIAAFESYLVERFNAGQRNARRLWEEVCTQGFTGSASVVRHYMADVRRQHGVKGRRNDGSPDRPQAVVPTGVRRPTLTMLAFTVIRAPEKRSDRERDWVDKLMQTNSEVASVTTLAQQFADMVRRRDPSELGTWLKAATDSGIAALKGFAQGVWSDLEAVREGMRQAWSNGRVEGYVNKLKLVKRQMYGRAKFDLLRARLLAAPG, from the coding sequence GTGGTCGGGCGCAAGGCGCTGCTCACCCTCGTTCGACGGGTGCCGCCACCGCCGGTGGCGGCTGTCCGGGTGCTGGGCATGGACGACTGGGCGTACCGCAAGGGGCAGACGTACGGAACGATCCTGGTGGATCACGAGGCCAGGCGAGTTGTTGACCTCCTGCCCGACCGGAAGCCGAACACGGTGGCCGCCTGGTTGCACGCCCACCCGGGCGTGCAGATCGTGACCAGGGATCGTGCGGTGGTCTACGCCGATGGCATCCGGCAGGGTGCGCCTGAAGCCATGCAAGTTGCGGATCGCTGGCACCTGCTGAAGAACCTGAGTGAGGCCGTGCTGCGGGGGCTGCTCGGGCACAGCGAAGATCTCAAGGTCGCCTTCGCCGAGCCACCTCCAGAGGTGGGCGAGTCGAGTGCTTCGGCACTCGACTCGCCCGAAATGAGCCCAACGCCTTCCAGGCCTGACGTCAGCCCCCACAAGCAAGCGCAGTTTGACCGCATCCACGCCCTGCGCGCTGGGGGCCGCACTTTTCGCAGCATCGCCTTCGAACTCCAGCTCAGCCGCAACACCGTCAAGAAGTACGCCCGGCTTGACCGCTGCCCCGAGCAAGTCCGGTGCCCGCGAGGCCAGGCCATCGCCGCCTTTGAAAGCTACTTGGTCGAGCGGTTCAACGCGGGCCAGCGCAACGCCAGGCGGTTATGGGAAGAGGTCTGTACGCAAGGCTTTACGGGCAGCGCCTCAGTGGTTCGGCACTATATGGCTGACGTCCGCCGACAGCACGGCGTGAAGGGACGGCGGAACGACGGCTCACCCGACCGACCCCAAGCGGTGGTGCCGACGGGAGTAAGACGCCCTACCTTGACCATGCTGGCGTTCACCGTCATCCGTGCCCCCGAAAAACGCAGTGACCGGGAGCGCGACTGGGTCGACAAGTTGATGCAGACGAACAGCGAGGTAGCGAGCGTCACGACGCTCGCCCAGCAATTCGCCGACATGGTGCGGCGCCGCGACCCGAGCGAACTCGGCACGTGGCTGAAGGCGGCAACCGACAGCGGCATCGCGGCGCTCAAGGGCTTCGCGCAGGGCGTGTGGAGCGACCTGGAGGCGGTGCGGGAGGGAATGCGGCAGGCCTGGTCGAACGGGCGGGTGGAGGGGTATGTCAACAAGCTCAAGTTAGTCAAGCGCCAGATGTACGGCCGTGCGAAGTTCGATTTGCTGCGTGCCCGGCTGCTGGCCGCCCCGGGGTAG
- a CDS encoding type II secretion system protein GspD: MKRHALTLALLLSFSTLGPLALAAPTPVTIIRAGDTIVIQGTDQIRYQTDPLTRRLILPETVLAPGTTVPDGLSWQKADGTIQLVIPDGTTYALSPDGKSLILTPPGRQAVSPIPQDERAPILYPLSFADPGTVAGLLQSIYPNTRVVIDQRQRALIVVANPADRNLLLDLLKQLDASRPQIQFEAEILEVNQDTTDSLGIQYDSIFTFKLTEGESPSLLKMGKLGRSPLSLSMGLNLLKTNGAARVLARPRITTIDGLEARINSTQTTPVVTANSSGGTSVQSITTGITLRMTPKVAPDGTVETNLTISVSVPTGTTSQGVPQFSTREATTTVRVGNGEPIAIGGLLEERKVTGTQKVPVLGDIPVLGKLFSTTRTDTRRSDLIIVVTPRLVTSPNERPPVTTPTALPAGTGGANGAPAAPVAPLTPPTGPTTENTPATPAGTTTLPNISPANPAPPVPGTPVLPGHP, translated from the coding sequence ATGAAGAGACACGCCCTCACCCTGGCCCTGCTCCTGAGCTTCTCCACCCTCGGCCCCCTTGCACTGGCCGCACCGACGCCCGTGACGATCATCCGCGCCGGGGACACCATCGTGATTCAGGGGACGGACCAGATTCGCTACCAGACCGATCCCCTCACCCGCCGACTGATTCTGCCCGAGACGGTCCTCGCCCCCGGAACGACCGTGCCCGACGGCCTGAGCTGGCAGAAGGCGGACGGGACCATCCAACTGGTGATCCCCGACGGCACCACCTATGCCCTGAGTCCCGACGGCAAGAGCCTGATTCTCACTCCTCCTGGACGGCAGGCGGTGTCGCCCATTCCGCAGGATGAACGCGCCCCAATCCTGTACCCGCTGAGCTTCGCGGACCCCGGCACCGTCGCGGGGCTGCTCCAGAGCATCTACCCGAACACGCGGGTGGTGATCGATCAGCGACAGCGGGCCTTGATCGTGGTGGCCAACCCGGCAGACCGCAACCTGCTGCTCGACCTGCTCAAGCAACTGGACGCCAGCCGCCCGCAGATCCAGTTCGAGGCGGAGATTCTGGAGGTCAACCAGGACACCACCGACAGCCTGGGGATCCAGTACGACTCTATCTTCACCTTCAAGCTCACGGAAGGCGAGTCCCCCTCGCTGCTGAAGATGGGCAAGCTTGGCCGCAGTCCGTTGAGCCTGAGTATGGGTCTCAACCTCTTGAAGACCAACGGGGCGGCACGGGTGCTGGCCCGCCCCAGAATCACCACCATCGATGGCCTGGAGGCGCGCATCAACTCCACCCAGACCACGCCAGTGGTGACGGCGAACAGCAGCGGGGGAACCAGCGTGCAGAGCATCACGACGGGGATCACGCTGCGCATGACGCCTAAGGTCGCCCCGGACGGCACGGTGGAAACCAACCTGACCATCAGCGTGAGTGTGCCGACCGGGACGACCAGTCAGGGCGTGCCCCAGTTCAGCACGCGGGAAGCGACGACGACCGTGCGGGTGGGCAATGGGGAACCCATTGCCATCGGCGGCCTGCTGGAGGAACGCAAGGTGACCGGGACGCAGAAGGTGCCGGTGCTGGGGGACATTCCGGTGCTGGGTAAGCTGTTCAGCACCACCCGCACCGACACCCGCCGGAGTGACCTGATCATCGTGGTCACCCCCCGGCTGGTTACGAGTCCCAACGAGCGGCCGCCCGTGACCACCCCGACAGCCCTGCCAGCGGGAACAGGAGGCGCAAATGGAGCTCCGGCAGCCCCGGTCGCTCCCCTTACACCTCCCACAGGGCCAACCACGGAGAACACTCCGGCGACCCCAGCGGGAACGACGACGCTGCCGAATATCAGCCCAGCGAATCCTGCGCCGCCTGTGCCAGGGACACCGGTGCTCCCCGGTCACCCGTAG
- a CDS encoding tyrosine-type recombinase/integrase: protein MDEPWQEHDLCHTHASLLAFRGVAPKVIADRLGHTNVGFTMQVYMHLYDEQRREAVPCLAELIQHGRAS, encoded by the coding sequence ATGGATGAGCCGTGGCAAGAACATGACCTCTGCCACACTCATGCGAGCCTGCTGGCCTTCCGGGGAGTGGCGCCGAAGGTCATTGCTGATCGGTTGGGGCATACGAACGTAGGGTTCACGATGCAGGTCTACATGCACCTGTACGACGAGCAGCGCCGGGAAGCTGTGCCCTGCCTTGCAGAACTGATTCAGCATGGCAGGGCAAGCTGA
- a CDS encoding Ig-like domain-containing protein encodes MSGTAAVQVTLGDDEKVDEVSVYARLRDSNEDGRLVGTVNTSPYIISWNTTSMPNGDDLEVYAVARRGGATGKSTPVPVRVQNATAPTLAYLVAYNLPSNITGQSLKEGAGLPGGIDPRAIRPPGGLKSASVPLSPLRPQATEGRQLGIEWAWNPVDGATGYRILMATKSIAGPYDVVRNQAASAGTVSVEKYSQFLTTSNVGDKVYGAVRSLTGSTGESALSNAGRAVFLDTQQVASPVDNQKVADGRPVLTWNTLPGAEGYLYFLCDRPCTTDGAKYVWTNYPNVTSSLSAVYPSNKAPLPAGTYSWWVAGVRFNNGKGTPVSLSYSEQRRLVVP; translated from the coding sequence GTGAGTGGCACAGCCGCCGTGCAGGTCACGCTGGGGGACGACGAGAAGGTGGACGAGGTCAGCGTGTATGCCCGGTTGCGCGACAGCAACGAAGATGGGCGGCTGGTCGGCACGGTCAACACCAGCCCCTACATCATCTCGTGGAACACGACCAGCATGCCCAATGGCGATGACCTGGAAGTCTACGCGGTCGCCCGCCGGGGCGGGGCAACCGGGAAAAGTACCCCCGTGCCAGTCCGGGTGCAGAATGCGACCGCTCCAACCCTTGCCTACCTCGTCGCCTACAACTTGCCGTCGAACATCACGGGCCAGAGCCTCAAGGAGGGTGCGGGTCTGCCTGGGGGTATCGACCCCCGTGCGATTCGCCCCCCCGGGGGCTTGAAGAGTGCTTCCGTGCCGCTGTCCCCACTCCGTCCACAGGCGACTGAAGGGCGGCAACTCGGCATCGAGTGGGCCTGGAATCCGGTGGACGGGGCCACCGGCTACCGCATCCTGATGGCCACCAAGAGCATTGCGGGTCCCTACGACGTGGTTCGCAATCAGGCGGCGTCGGCAGGGACGGTGAGTGTGGAGAAATACTCCCAGTTCCTCACCACCTCCAACGTGGGCGACAAGGTGTACGGTGCAGTCCGCTCCCTCACCGGCTCAACCGGCGAATCCGCGCTGTCCAATGCAGGACGCGCCGTGTTCCTTGACACGCAGCAGGTCGCCAGTCCCGTCGACAACCAGAAGGTGGCAGATGGCCGCCCGGTCCTCACTTGGAACACTCTGCCGGGTGCCGAAGGCTACCTCTACTTCCTGTGCGACCGGCCCTGCACCACCGATGGCGCGAAATACGTCTGGACGAACTACCCGAACGTGACCAGCAGTCTGAGTGCCGTGTATCCCTCGAACAAAGCCCCGCTCCCCGCAGGAACTTACTCCTGGTGGGTGGCTGGCGTCCGCTTCAACAACGGCAAAGGCACCCCGGTGTCTCTCAGTTACAGCGAGCAGCGCCGCCTGGTGGTGCCTTGA
- a CDS encoding helix-turn-helix domain-containing protein, translated as MNDKTLKKHVGSSFDNFLAEEGLLTDVEAVALKRVIAFQLEQEMKRNGLTKTELASRMETSRSAVDRLLDPENHAVTLRTLERAAGVLGKRLRLELV; from the coding sequence GTGAACGACAAGACCCTGAAGAAGCACGTAGGGAGCAGCTTTGACAACTTTCTAGCGGAAGAGGGTCTGCTGACCGACGTTGAAGCTGTAGCCCTGAAGCGCGTTATCGCGTTCCAACTCGAACAGGAGATGAAGCGCAACGGCTTGACGAAAACTGAACTGGCCTCCCGCATGGAGACCAGCCGCTCGGCGGTGGATCGTCTGCTGGACCCGGAGAACCATGCCGTGACCCTGCGGACCCTGGAACGCGCGGCGGGCGTGTTGGGCAAGCGGTTGAGACTCGAACTGGTCTGA